GGTTGAGCTTGTTGTTACTCAGTTTAAAAGAGCTAAGGGAAGAATTGATTCCCCTGATTCAGAGTTATATGAGGGTCTTTTATCTCTATATAGCTCTGATATAGCTATGGATCCAGAGTTACTAAAGAGTGTTGCTAACAAGCTGCACCTGATGAATCTTGATGATCTGACACAAGAGTCCATTGCTCTCACTGAGATGGTTTCTACAACTGATGGAGATCCTGAAGAGAAAATCGAGAAGATGTGCAATCTACTAAAGAAAATAAAGGATTTTGTTCAGACTGAAAATCCTGATTTTGAATCTTCTGCAGGAGAGAACAATCCCTCATCAAGTTCCACTGGACAAACATCTTCTGATGGGAGTCCCAAGTCTCTTGTTATACCTGATGATTTTCGATGTCCAATTTCTCTCGAGCTAATGAGAGATCCTGTTATTGTTTCAACTGGACAGGTATTTAGATCAAGTTACTGCTATATATCCCCTTTTCATCTAGCtccttttattgtttttaagtctAGCTGATAATCAAAAGTTGCCTTTTGTATTGTCGTCATAAATTGGATTCCCTATGAAGTTTGTTATTCTATATATCTTTTTTTGTGGTGTTGTCTTGTTTATTTGATAGAAGATTGACTTGGTGGCATACTAAGAGTTGTCACAACTTCTTTATAGGAAGGTGACTCCCCCTCTTTTATCTATTGTGCTGTTAGGTACTTAGAAAAAGGTGAAGAGGGTACTGCATGTATTGTTATTTGCATAACACATTCCATAACACTTCTTTGCCTTACTGATGAAATTGTGGTCATGATGCTTACTCTAGGGTTCGGTATAGCCCTACGTACTGGTTTGTCAATCGTTTGCATCATATGACATATATTTTCATTTACTAAGGAACTTCCAATTCTCTAGATGCAAAAGATTCATCAGCCTCGGCTTCTGTTGTTACTTAATAGAGATGtattccttctttcttttcgttctttattgttttcttaTACTAAATAACTGCCTTCTTTCTCTTTTGCAGACATATGAACGCTCATGCATTGAGAAATGGATCGGGGCTGGTCACAACACATGCCCAAAAACACAACAATTGCTCCATAACTCATCTCTTACACCCAACTATGTCTTGCGAAGCCTAATAGCCCAGTGGTGTGAAGCAAATGGGTTGGAACTTCCTAAGCGGCCTGGAAGTTCGAACCCTAGCAAAACCGCCTCTGCTTGTTCAGCTGCTGAACGTTCCAAGATTGAAGAACTACTTCGCAAGCTCCACTCAGGTAACCCTGATGATCAGCGTGCTGCAGCTGGTGAAATCCGGCTTCTTGCAAAGCGAAATGCTGATAATCGTGTAGCCATCGCTGAAGCAGGGGCCATCCCTCTTCTTGTGGACCTGCTATCGACACCCGATTCACGCACCCAGGAGCATGCTGTAACCGCTCTTCTTAACCTTTCAATTTGTGATGATAATAAAGGTAGTATCATAAATTCAGGGGCTGTACCTGGTATTGTTCATGTGCTGAAGATAGGAAGCATGGAAGCAAGAGAAAATGCAGCTGCTACCCTTTTCAGTCTCTCAGTTGTGGATGAAAATAAGATAAGAATAGGTAATTTAGGCGCTATTCCTCCTCTTGTAATGTTGCTGAGTGAGGGTGCCCaaagagggaagaaagacgCTGCCACTGCATTATTTAACCTATGTATTTACCAAGGAAACAAGGGCAAGGCAATAAGAGCTGGAATTGTGCCGACATTAATGGGATTATTGACGGAACCTGGAGGTGGCATGTTGGATGAGGCGTTGGCCATTTTGGCTATACTATCTAACCACCCTGAAGGTAAAGCTGCCCTTGTATCTGCAGATGCATTACCTGTTTTGGTAGAGGTAATTGCCAACGGATCACCAAGGAACAAAGAAAACGCAGCTGCAGTTCTAGTGCATCTTTGTTCGGGTGATCTGAAATATCTAGAAGCAGCACAAGAGCTCGGAATTATGAATTCTCTGATTAATATGTCACAGAATGGCACCGAACGGGGGAAGAGAAAAGCTCAGCAATTACTCGAGAGAATGAATCGATTACTTGAGCAGCAAAAACAGGCCCAGGCGCAAGCCGAGGCTGAATCACATGCACCAACTCCTGCTGAAGACGGGCTCTcttaatttttcaatactttttatataatttttttaaaatttgaagttAAAGGGAAAGAGAGGATGGAAGGAAGGGCCTTGTATTGATCCACCGGAAGTTTGTAAGTCTTATTCCGGTGGATGAAGCTCATCATTTTTGGCACTCTGCTGGTTTTGGGGGATTGAGATGAAGAAAGGATCGTCAATATCATCACAGAAGGCACAAAATATAtgcaaagaaacaaaaaaatgacATGGTCAGACATGTTGATATGTAACATTGTAAAAATTTGTATCCGTAATCATTCTCAACTTTTATCAAAGGATAGATTTTATATGTGCTTTTGTCCCATTGTTTTGCTTCTGAATCCAAGGTTAAGACATCTATGCATCAACTTATTGTAACTCAAATCATTTGAATTTAAAAGATAACGAAAATGTGAGCAAATTTGATGACCGAAACGAGCTATGAAATCATGCGGAGTGGTTATTTATGGTTATTTGTAGTAGGGAATCATGGGCGGTAGTTACGTTATACATTGTGGGAAGTTATTTTCCACAAATGGAGTAAGTGGAGTGGCGATTACCAGGCGGTTATTAACCGGCCACTTTTGGTAACCACTAAACGGTTGTGGCCGGTTACTCCTTGCGGTTTCCTTAGGAGTTTTAGAAgttatttttttcgtttttgcTTTTTCTACATAGCTTAGCTTGTACTTCATTTACGGTAGTGAATTAATGATAAAGAAAGCCCGAAATAActttgtttcaaattctcgttgtttgtatgattcttggattagagtcgtatttgcaAAAGTTTTTATACTTAGTGTAAGTGGCAACTACACGCGTTTATAGTGAGTATTGAGTTAGCCTTAATCTTTCCCTTTTGTTTCTATTCGAAATTCacacaaaaacaacaaaattttgCTTCTTTTTTCATTTGACATTTCTCCCTCTCATCCCCTTCATTGTTCTTtcatttgttcattgttaaaaGCTTGTAAGAACCCCTAAATTTCAGGCGATtttacaacaatatatatatatatatatatatatatatatatatatatatatatatataatatatatatatatatatatatatatatatatatatatatatatatatatataaagtttaaaAGTAATATTCCAATTTAGTATTCTTATTTGTGCTATTTGGGTCAATCTGGTTTTGTGGATGGTTTACAATTAATGCACTCCATTTTTCTTTTCATGTGGAGTTGGATAGTTTGAGATGGTTTACAAGTAATAAACTTCTTTTTAGTTGCTTTTATTAGTAGTATGCTCTTATTTTTCTAGTGATTTATTGCTTGATTGTAATGCTTAATCcatctacttttttttttttttcctatatcTAGGATGTGACTAATTGTTTGTTAGTTATCACTCATCACTTATTTTGTTTGCGGgaaaaatttttttcttttaaattttatacactatttattaatattaaaaaaattatcaatgatacccctaagttttgacactttatcaatgatacccctaagtttttttttattatcaatggtacccttgaattattgagcgttttacaaccATAACCTTTTAATGACTTTTTTCGtccaaaatcgttcaaaaccgttaactttcttttatgttttgaattgaaaaataaaagaaaaagaaaaaaagttaacggttttggacAATTTTTAACGGAAAAAGTTcaaaaaggttacggttgtaaaacACTCAATAGTACaaggataccattgataataaaaaaaatttaagggcaccattgataaagtgccaaaactcaAGGGTACCGATAATATCccttaatattatattttgtacTTCTTATAAATTGATTAATAGTTGATATACTTGATATACTATATAGTATAACTGTTATATGTTGGCAATGATTGGCAAGTCTAAAAATTCATAATTGTATACTCCTTTCATTTTCTATTGATGAACCCATAAGAATAATTCAAGCGAagtataagaaaaattaaattttttagatggtagatttattattattattaaataataaagttaatggaaaaaagTGGGGATCATAagtatcaaaaaaatattaaatgagagGTCTTTACCGAGGAGACCCTTTATCCCCTCTACTCTTTGTTATTGGTATGGAATATTTGTCTAGAATTTTAAGAAGGGTGGAAGGTAGCTATGGCTTTCATCCTTGGTGTAGGAGAATTAAATTGTCTCATTTATGCTTTGCTGATGATTTGATGCTTTTTTGTAAAGGAGATGTCTCATCAGTTCGAACCCTTCATCAGTGCATTCATAGCTTTTCCCAAGCTTCGAGGTTACATGCTAATGCTTCTAAGTCTGCCATATATATAATTGGGGTTGCTCCGTACATTCGATCAGCCAATGGAGATCTtactcatttttcttttggCACTCTTCCTTTTAGATACTTGGGTGTCCCGCTCTCATTCAAGTGTCTCTCGATAGTTGAATGTGAGAAGTTAGCAGACAAGATGACTAGTAGAATTCAAAGTTGGCAGGCAAAATATCTTTCTTATGCAGCTAGACTTCAACTCATCAATTTTGTACTAATGGGGATATCTTCTTATTGGTGCCAAATGTTTATTCTTCTGAAGAAAGTCATTAGCTGTATTAATTCCATTTGTATTCTTATAGTTTGGAACTATTGATTCTCATAAACCTGGGATGGTGAATTGGAAGATGGTTTGTAAACCAAAGAAGGTTGGTGGTGTTGGCATCCGAAATTTATGCATTTGGAACCAAAGTGCTATGGGGAAGATTGTCTGGTACATTTATATGATGAAGGCGTCCTTGTGGGTCAGATGGGTCCATGGTGTGTATACCAAAGGCGGTAACTGGGAGATTTTCAATGCGCCATCACGGTTAGTTGGGGTTATGAAGAAAATCTGCTCCACCAAAGACACTTTGAGGAATTGAATTTTTCAGGATGTTTACTCTATTAAAGCTGTGTATCTCGAGACTTTCAAGTCCACTCCAAAAGGTAAATGGAAATTTGTGGTTTGGAATAGAATGTCTATCCCAAGACATCGTTTTTGCTGTTGGCTCATGGCTTTGAATAAGCTTAAAACTAAAGATAAGCTCCAACTTTGGGTGTAATAGCTGATGACCTATGACCTCTGTGCACGAGTACAAAAGAGACGATTTGCCATCTATATTTTGATTGCTCGTTCAACCAAAAATGGTTAGATGGTATTGAAGCATAGTTGGGTTTCAGATTCAAGCGCATTGATAAAATGGATTTCCGCAAACTCAAATTGAAGAAGCTTCAACAACAGTTCATGTGTTTCATGTACACTTGTACTATTTATGCCATATGGAGGAGTCGGAATGTTGTTGTTTGGGAAAACATGGTGCCTAATCCTAGTTACACGGTTCTTCAGATCCAATCGGAGATTGAACATCGCCTCAAAGCACTCCACCCTTCTGCTTCTGACTGGCTAGGCTATTTAtgacactacaaaaaaaattgcACCTACCTATGCTTAAAAATGCAATTAGGCACACATATATGAAGCTGATAGATTTAGCCACACTTAATTAAGCGTGGTCTCTGCTTGTGTTGGTAAATTTTTAGGCATGCATAATAAGCGTGGTTGGTAGTATCTTTAGCCACGCTTATAAGTGTTGGAAACTTTCCTCAGTTAATAAGCGTGGTTGCATAATTTCATAGATcattgtttttgttcttgtttttccACACAAATAATCGTCGCTATTGAACATAAGTAACATTTTAACTAACTATGgtgataaattatttttaattattattattattattattattattattacaaagtaaccaattatttttttataaaagtaaaattttataaaatgtcaGAAAATAAGTCAAAGTTTTATATCTGAAGTAAAAAACATAGATGTCACAACCCACAAAAGCTCCAAAAGGTCTAAACAAACCCTCATTACACGTTAGGGGCACGACACCTCAAAAGATTAAACTAACGACTAGCctttacaaaacaaatatagTAGACCAGGACAACTGGCAATACATTCAAAAGACAAATATAccaacaaattcaaaaaaccAAGTCCATGGCAGTGTAGATAGTACAACGTCAGAGATGGATTAATCATCTGGGTCAGCACAGTATCGAGGCGTCACAACCTTCGTAAAGCAGTTCTTGTATCAGCAAGGGGCATTGTAATCTGTAGCATCTCAAAGGACTACCCAACTGCATCCATACTCTCAAAACCACATCAAATGCGACATGCTTATCGGCATGCAAACTCAACTGCCTAGCtgcattcttaatgtctacttacattatccttaatgcctacttttaatatcttaaatgtctacttattatatcattcttaatgccaactaatattttaaaacatatataatgggtcggtccaattagagatggcctctcaaaaagaccgtctctgaCAAGAATATGTGAATCTGTAATCCCACAAGTTTTTGCATGCATGTATGGTACCGTGAGACATGTCTCATACTTGTGTTAtatagcccaataatagaaacaTTTAGCTTAGGGACTTCTTGTACGTTTTGAAGTCgtggtctcatataagacgcaTTGAAAATTTTAAGGCGTAATAatgttagattatataacatattctggagcctcaaccatcagtttaaacttttggttgagttagttccttgacatggtatcagaagctaaCGTGACAAGAGAtcacgggtttgaatctcaaccatccctcgtctaagtggaatatttagcactaGGTATGAGGAGAGTTTGTGCTGCATCCACATTTTTAGTCTAAAGGGCTCTGGTGTGAGAGGagcgtattagagtatataacatatttgagcctcaaccatcagtttaagcttttggttgagttggctCCTTGACAAATAATacaatgatttttaaattagaCGATCTTATTGTGAGACCATCATTTTTGCCTGTCTCATGTTGAGACTGTCTTATATAAGAGGAGctgaaataaataatataaaattccttttgttttttagtGTTGctattttaactactttaaaaaaacattaataatattttaaatttgtaaattatatttaaatttaattcaaattaatatcaacttttaacataaaaataaattatttatatcctAAAAAATTTAGAGCTCTAGGCCATAACTAGAATCCGCGGCCATATTTGCATAATTGCATGGCATCATATAAAATTAGCTGTCTCATCTCACAGGATAATgtgaatatattaattaattccaTTCATTAATCTTAAAGTTAGATTCTTtgccattaattttattatttttatactaCTATATACTTAAGGACAAAATAAGGCGTattaactttagtttattaaaacGTTAATTATTGAGATAGTAAATAGCATCATATTCACTTTTAgctaatttatttaattttaaatatttttgtaatgCATAACTTTATTATTATGCAGAGCATAATATAAATGATATGATCTTCAAGCAGATACCAAGCTCCCGTGTTTCAGCCACTTATGTCGTGGAATTAtttttacaatataatttatattaatttttgtatttaagaaaatacatgGAAGATGAGTATACACGttcatgaaataaaatttttcatatGAAAAAAGTGGTGTTgcatttttaaagaaaattatgttcgagagaaaattaaaagaaaagttgCATATAAAAAGTGAGAATCTTTAGTACGTTTGAAGTATTTGTACTAGAAATCTACAATAGTAATTGACAATGTTTATGTGATCAAATTTTACAATCTAGGGTTAAAATAGGTGAAATATGTTAAGTTATTTATGTAGTTTGAAAATTTGTTTTTGGGTTTAATTTGTGTTAAAACATCAATTATTAACATTTATTGTATGAGTACTGTTTCTTTGTAAATtgcaaaactaataataaaaatagtatgaATATATTATAagccttttgttttgaagtcgTATAATTAAAAGATAGTCTGTAACAAAAATAAgtgttattataaaattttaaattatataaaaaatttagtatttgaATCATTCATTTATTACGACATCACTTATATTTCTCTCTTTACTATGTTGATCTCACAtcataagtttttgatttttttattcacaATCTATCATTTTATGGATGATAATTGGTATTCACTACAAGGAAATGCTAGAATAGCGATAATAAAACAGATactcattttgatttttaaaaaaattgcgaCCGATTTTGCAATGACAAATGAGTTGGGTGATTTTGACTTTTGTGACGAACTAAGCCACGAAATAGAAGTTTGTCGTAGGCTTTATATTTAACAATAGTTAGATCTGTCGCTTAGGCCATAGCTGTCGCTAATTTTTCAAAAACCACGACGGAATTTGAGACGAGCTAAAATCTGTTGCTAAACAGGTTGGTCGCTAAAATGGTTCGTCCATAAAAGAACTCATATTATCTACATTTCTGATTCTTTAGTCTCAAAAATCATCCTCATTTCTTATTCTTATGTCTCACCTActatgaaaatggaaaaaataaagaGCAAAAAGGAAAGAGAAATATCAAAATAACCACACTTAGCAGCAATGTGAAAGGAACTAAAACTAGTTTTGTAGTATCTTGTATTAAAAATGTTGGttctttatataaaaatatttggcataataatatatgttatttcttttgaaatttgtctttatatttaatttaaatataaatttgattttattattattgcatgttttttatttaattaaataaaaatattaaaatttaaatagatataaatattaattgaataataattaataataagtataaatatttacataagttatcataatattattatcataataaattgtaaaatatattcatagtattaataataataataataataataataataataataataataataagtaaataaataataaaatttaaaataaaacatatgcaATTAATTGGGCTATATTCATTATTATTGCGACGGAAATGCGATTGGTACGATCATCGTACATATCCGCGACAAACAGTACGATGGACTCGCGAGGAATAATATCTGCTAGTTTCCAATACTGAATTTGCGATGACAATGTCCGTCATAAATATTTTGCGACTGTGTTTGCGATTGAATAACCCTAGCGATGAACAATATAGTGATAGACTAATTTTCGTTGCAAGTTCGTCAATAAATGCATTTACCGATTGAAATGGCGAGGAACCATCCATTGGtaatcatacaatctaataaatcatacaatataataaaaagactGTAGAATTCCACATGACATTTTCATAGTGATTTTCCATGTGAATTAATTATAACTAAAGTTAACATCAACTTATTGCTTTATAATACAGTCTAATAAAAAGACTGTAAAATTCCACTTAATATTCTCATAGTGATTTGtcatatgaaataatttttacaaaagTTAACATAAACTTATTCTTTAATATATGAGTATTATATCACagttatatatgttttgttgaattattatagaatattatattttaaacttaaaaactacataagatttccaattaaagtttcttaaaatatgtatttgtttttatgttgaataatcatattataaaacataataaaaaactatAGAATTCCACATGACATTCTCATAGGAATTTGCCATATGGAATAATTCTTACCAAAATTAACATTAACTTATTACTTTAATATATGAGTAATATATCATAATTAGCTATATATAATGTTAAATGTTTtcttggaatatattatttttgaatttaaaagctaCGTAACATTTCCATTTAAAGTTTgttaaaatatactttttcttttttatgttgATGTATTTGTTAATTCATCatgttttttcattaaaattttaatttctaaatttcatcctcaaaaaattaaagatacatcataattaaaaattttttgaggatgacaaaaaataattatgttaaCGTTATTGGAAGATTATCCAGATCTGCCATAAAATATGTATGTGAAATTTAGTTAATACTTAAATTAGCAATCATATTTTTTCAGTAAAAGCACtttatattctaaaattctctatcttttttacaagaaatattataatttgatacTGAAAACATGCATTTACATATTtacttaaaatttatatttatatatacttttatactaACAACTTCGTGCATTACAAGAGTTTTTATACTAGTTGGCTATATATCCGTTCTATTGTAGGGAATtctctttttaataaatttgtttaCAATGTGTTTGGATTGAGGGATTtgaaagaaaagagaaagaaggaATTGGAGGGATGAAATTTCCTTTGTTTAGATAGCAATTTTGAAGGGGGAGGGATATGGGAAGAAGGATTTTGAAAGTatttagtattttttatttttgttagtagtcaaatcttttcaatttggaaaaatttgaaagaaaaaggGTATATTGCTTTCTAATTGGGATGAAACTAAATAATTTTCCTTCGATGATTTTTAAGTATAAAATTTTCATCTTCAGCATATCCTTTATCTTCCTTCTATTTTCCTcctaaataaacaaatacattagctacttttatttttcttacctTCCATCTTCTCCCTCCCTTTTCCTCTCCTCCCTTTACTCTatccaaacaatatatatatatatatatatatatatatatatatatatatatatatatatatatatatatatatatatatatatatatatatatatatatatatatatatatatatatatatatatatatatatatatatgtatatatatatgtatatatatatatatgtatatatatatgtatatatatatatgtgtatatatatatatatatatgtatatatatatatatatatgtatatatatatatatatatatgtatatatatatatatgtatatatatatatatatatatatatatatatatatatatatatatatatatatatatatatatgtatatatatatatatatgtatatatatatatatgtatatatatatatatatatatatatatatatatatatatatatatatatatatatatgtatatatatatatatatatatatatatatgtatgtatatatatatatgtatgtatatatatatatatgtatatatatatatatatatatatatatatatatatatatatatatatatatatatatatatatatatatatgtatgtatatatatatatatgtatatatatatatatgtatatatatatatatgtatatatatatacatatatatatatatatatatatatatatgtatatatatatatatatatatatatatatatgtatatatatatatatatatgtatatatatatatgtatatatatatatatatatatatatatatatatatatgtatatatatatatatgtatatatatatatatatgtatatatatatatatatatatatatatgtatatatatatatatatatatatatatatatatatatatatgtatatatatatatatatgtatatatatatatatatatatatgtatatatatatatatatatatatatatatatatatgtatatatatatatatatgtatatatatatatatgtatatatatatatatgtatatatatatatatatatgtatatatatatatatatatatatatatatatatgtatatatatatatatatatatgtataaatatatatatgtatatatatatatatatatatatatgtatatatatatatatatatatatatatatatatatatatatatatatatatatatatatatatatatatacatacacatatatatatatatatatatatatatatatatatatatatatatatatatatatatatatatatatatatatatacatacacacatatatatatatatatatatatatatatatatatatatatatatatatatatatatatatatataagcgaAAGAAAacatatttcataatatttgagtctctatttatttgattatttgagCGCGAGTTTAAAAGTatgtaatatattaaaataaaataaaagtaatgtaAATTAATGTTGAGGCCTTAGCTTTTGACTTAAAGCCTTAAATCTTGCATTTGTggagtataatttattatagcaattctaTATAACTAAtctaaaatttgatatatttaattgaatgacTAAGTGATGCATtcgataaattattttaaaaattagtatttagttttttctttaaaaatgtcatatatttgataaatttaatcatgataatatatacttgatatttttatatatttcatactcaTAAATCCATGCATTGCAAGAATTTCTATACTAGTAAATATCTATTTGATCGAGagttattattttcatttagtGGGACTTTCGTCGCATGTCTATAACCCATGCTTTTCTTGATTGCAAGATTCACAATGATGATTTTACAGTTGATTTGTATTCAAGTTACTTTTTTTGTTACATGGAACTTGTGATCCATATAGAGTTATATTAGAATTTACACTATTGTAAATACCCTCACATTAAAGAAGCACAGTCAAAAATTAACTCAtgataactttaaaaattatggaTGAAAGAGGGGGTGCTTGAACCTCAATAATggcaaaaaataaatgtaaaaattgatgaaaaataaaatttaacaaaagaGACAACAACACAACTATTTTAATGAGGTATCTTAGATACATCCCCCTCAACAAATGTTTACTTTCATTAATGGattcaacaatacaataatgaataaactgTCATTCTTGAGAACAACTTCTCA
The sequence above is drawn from the Amaranthus tricolor cultivar Red isolate AtriRed21 chromosome 5, ASM2621246v1, whole genome shotgun sequence genome and encodes:
- the LOC130813502 gene encoding uncharacterized protein LOC130813502, with translation MRGLYRGDPLSPLLFVIGMEYLSRILRRVEGSYGFHPWCRRIKLSHLCFADDLMLFCKGDVSSVRTLHQCIHSFSQASRLHANASKSAIYIIGVAPYIRSANGDLTHFSFGTLPFRYLGVPLSFKCLSIVECEKLADKMTSRIQSWQAKYLSYAARLQLINFFGTIDSHKPGMVNWKMVCKPKKVGGVGIRNLCIWNQSAMGKIVWYIYMMKASLWVRWVHGVYTKGGNWEIFNAPSRLVGDVYSIKAVYLETFKSTPKGKWKFVVWNRMSIPRHRFCCWLMALNKLKTKDKLQLWV
- the LOC130814310 gene encoding U-box domain-containing protein 13-like produces the protein MEDANETRLLLNRLIEKINEISSISDYRSPVKKQYCNLARRLKLLTPMFDEMKESEQKLTDDVIKNLVDFDEALNQTVDLLRFGSRCSKIYLTLEGEKIMTDFFEVTSKLEQALDRLPIDKLDISDEVKEQVELVVTQFKRAKGRIDSPDSELYEGLLSLYSSDIAMDPELLKSVANKLHLMNLDDLTQESIALTEMVSTTDGDPEEKIEKMCNLLKKIKDFVQTENPDFESSAGENNPSSSSTGQTSSDGSPKSLVIPDDFRCPISLELMRDPVIVSTGQTYERSCIEKWIGAGHNTCPKTQQLLHNSSLTPNYVLRSLIAQWCEANGLELPKRPGSSNPSKTASACSAAERSKIEELLRKLHSGNPDDQRAAAGEIRLLAKRNADNRVAIAEAGAIPLLVDLLSTPDSRTQEHAVTALLNLSICDDNKGSIINSGAVPGIVHVLKIGSMEARENAAATLFSLSVVDENKIRIGNLGAIPPLVMLLSEGAQRGKKDAATALFNLCIYQGNKGKAIRAGIVPTLMGLLTEPGGGMLDEALAILAILSNHPEGKAALVSADALPVLVEVIANGSPRNKENAAAVLVHLCSGDLKYLEAAQELGIMNSLINMSQNGTERGKRKAQQLLERMNRLLEQQKQAQAQAEAESHAPTPAEDGLS